A part of Clarias gariepinus isolate MV-2021 ecotype Netherlands chromosome 14, CGAR_prim_01v2, whole genome shotgun sequence genomic DNA contains:
- the ppm1bb gene encoding protein phosphatase 1bb isoform X2 produces the protein MGAFLDKPKTEKHNAHGAGNGLRFGLSSMQGWRVEMEDAHTAVVGLPHGLDDWSFFAVYDGHAGSRVANYCSKHLLEHIISSSEDFRPGRDSVEGVKSGIRSGFLKIDEYMRNFSELRNGMDRSGSTAVGVLLSPEHLYFINCGDSRAVLCRAGQVRFSTQDHKPCNPREKERIQNAGGSVMIQRVNGSLAVSRALGDYDYKCVDGKGPTEQLVSPEPEVFEIPRVPDEDEFVVLACDGIWDVMSNEELCDFVRSRLEVCDDLEKVCNSVVDTCLHKGSRDNMSVVLVCLPNAPKISEEAMKKEAELDKFLESRVEEIMEKSGEEGVPDLACVMRNLSAENIPNLPPGGGLASKRSVIEAVYNRLNPHREDDGSGGDLDDPW, from the exons ATGGGGGCATTTTTGGACAAGCCGAAAACGGAGAAACACAACGCACACGGTGCAGGTAATGGCCTGCGTTTCGGTCTGAGCAGCATGCAGGGCTGGCGGGTGGAAATGGAAGATGCTCACACAGCAGTCGTTGGCCTACCTCATGGCCTCGACGACTGGTCCTTCTTTGCCGTTTACGACGGGCACGCTGGTTCACGTGTGGCCAACTACTGCTCAAAACACCTACTGGAGCACATCATCAGCAGCAGCGAGGACTTCCGTCCCGGCCGTGACTCGGTCGAGGGCGTGAAGAGCGGAATTCGCTCAGGCTTTCTGAAGATAGATGAGTACATGCGCAACTTTTCCGAGCTGCGTAATGGTATGGACCGTAGCGGCTCGACGGCTGTGGGTGTGCTGCTCTCGCCTGAGCACCTTTACTTCATCAACTGTGGCGACTCTCGTGCTGTGCTTTGCCGTGCTGGTCAGGTGCGCTTCTCCACTCAGGACCATAAGCCCTGCAACCCCCGTGAAAAGGAGCGTATCCAGAACGCCGGCGGCTCTGTCATGATCCAGCGCGTCAATGGCTCCCTCGCGGTGTCGCGTGCTCTCGGTGACTATGACTACAAGTGTGTGGATGGAAAGGGACCCACAGAGCAGCTGGTGTCCCCTGAGCCTGAGGTCTTTGAGATTCCTCGCGTTCCAGATGAGGATGAGTTTGTGGTGCTGGCTTGCGATGGCATCTGGGACGTTATGAGCAACGAGGAGCTGTGCGATTTCGTGCGATCCCGTCTGGAAGTGTGTGATGACCTCGAGAAAGTTTGCAACTCTGTCGTAGACACATGTCTACACAAA GGCAGTCGTGACAACATGAGTGTTGTATTGGTGTGTTTGCCCAATGCACCCAAGATATCAGAAGAGGCGATGAAGAAAGAGGCAGAGCTGGACAAGTTTCTGGAGTCTCGTGTTGAGG AGATCATGGAGAAGTCAGGAGAGGAAGGAGTCCCGGACCTGGCTTGTGTCATGCGCAACCTTTCTGCTGAGAACATCCCAAACTTACCACCAGGAGGTGGTCTTGCGAGCAA GCGCAGTGTAATTGAGGCAGTGTACAACAGGCTTAACCCACATAGAGAAGACGATGGG AGTGGAGGTGACCTGGATGATCCGTGGTAG
- the ppm1bb gene encoding protein phosphatase 1bb isoform X1, which produces MGAFLDKPKTEKHNAHGAGNGLRFGLSSMQGWRVEMEDAHTAVVGLPHGLDDWSFFAVYDGHAGSRVANYCSKHLLEHIISSSEDFRPGRDSVEGVKSGIRSGFLKIDEYMRNFSELRNGMDRSGSTAVGVLLSPEHLYFINCGDSRAVLCRAGQVRFSTQDHKPCNPREKERIQNAGGSVMIQRVNGSLAVSRALGDYDYKCVDGKGPTEQLVSPEPEVFEIPRVPDEDEFVVLACDGIWDVMSNEELCDFVRSRLEVCDDLEKVCNSVVDTCLHKGSRDNMSVVLVCLPNAPKISEEAMKKEAELDKFLESRVEEIMEKSGEEGVPDLACVMRNLSAENIPNLPPGGGLASKRSVIEAVYNRLNPHREDDGDDQGGAAGEDEKSTAAAHLLEVLRQFRLSHRGEYRNVLEQALSTYRLPGTQEDRPSHPPSSASESLNSEDTAEEAAMPAALDELSDPPVA; this is translated from the exons ATGGGGGCATTTTTGGACAAGCCGAAAACGGAGAAACACAACGCACACGGTGCAGGTAATGGCCTGCGTTTCGGTCTGAGCAGCATGCAGGGCTGGCGGGTGGAAATGGAAGATGCTCACACAGCAGTCGTTGGCCTACCTCATGGCCTCGACGACTGGTCCTTCTTTGCCGTTTACGACGGGCACGCTGGTTCACGTGTGGCCAACTACTGCTCAAAACACCTACTGGAGCACATCATCAGCAGCAGCGAGGACTTCCGTCCCGGCCGTGACTCGGTCGAGGGCGTGAAGAGCGGAATTCGCTCAGGCTTTCTGAAGATAGATGAGTACATGCGCAACTTTTCCGAGCTGCGTAATGGTATGGACCGTAGCGGCTCGACGGCTGTGGGTGTGCTGCTCTCGCCTGAGCACCTTTACTTCATCAACTGTGGCGACTCTCGTGCTGTGCTTTGCCGTGCTGGTCAGGTGCGCTTCTCCACTCAGGACCATAAGCCCTGCAACCCCCGTGAAAAGGAGCGTATCCAGAACGCCGGCGGCTCTGTCATGATCCAGCGCGTCAATGGCTCCCTCGCGGTGTCGCGTGCTCTCGGTGACTATGACTACAAGTGTGTGGATGGAAAGGGACCCACAGAGCAGCTGGTGTCCCCTGAGCCTGAGGTCTTTGAGATTCCTCGCGTTCCAGATGAGGATGAGTTTGTGGTGCTGGCTTGCGATGGCATCTGGGACGTTATGAGCAACGAGGAGCTGTGCGATTTCGTGCGATCCCGTCTGGAAGTGTGTGATGACCTCGAGAAAGTTTGCAACTCTGTCGTAGACACATGTCTACACAAA GGCAGTCGTGACAACATGAGTGTTGTATTGGTGTGTTTGCCCAATGCACCCAAGATATCAGAAGAGGCGATGAAGAAAGAGGCAGAGCTGGACAAGTTTCTGGAGTCTCGTGTTGAGG AGATCATGGAGAAGTCAGGAGAGGAAGGAGTCCCGGACCTGGCTTGTGTCATGCGCAACCTTTCTGCTGAGAACATCCCAAACTTACCACCAGGAGGTGGTCTTGCGAGCAA GCGCAGTGTAATTGAGGCAGTGTACAACAGGCTTAACCCACATAGAGAAGACGATGGG GACGACCAGGGAGGTGCGGCCGGCGAGGACGAAAAGAGCACTGCTGCTGCCCATCTCCTGGAGGTGCTCCGGCAGTTCCGCCTCAGCCACCGTGGCGAGTATCGCAATGTGCTGGAACAAGCCCTCTCCACCTACCGGCTGCCCGGCACTCAGGAGGATCGTCCCTCACACCCACCATCCAGTGCCAGCGAGTCGCTAAACTCTGAGGACACCGCAGAGGAGGCAGCCATGCCAGCAGCACTTGACGAGCTTTCCGATCCTCCTGTCGCATGA